CAGATGCCGGCGAGGCAGGAGAAGATCAGGAAGCTGGTCGCCCCGGTGGAGAAGAAGATGCCGAACTCACTGAGGCAGGCGCCCGCGGTCGTGATCAGGATCAGCCGCCGATTCTCCAGCAGATCCGCCAGCGAGACGACGAAGAACAGGCCGGCGCCATATCCCAATTGGGTGAGCGTGACGATCAGCCCGGCCAGAGCGGGGCTGAGCTGCAGGGCCGGCGCGATCTCGCCCACCAGCGCCTGCGCGAAATAGAGGTTCGCCACCATCATGCCGCAGGCGACGGCCAGGACGATCATCAGGGGCGCGTCGAGGCCCGCCGGCTCGTGAGTCTGCTCCATTCGCTCGCCCTAGCAGCAAAAAGCCGGGGCGAAACGGCCGTACCGGGCGAACGGCGGCGGCGGTCATCACGCGCCCCGCTAGCGGCGGCGCGACTTGATCAGCGCGTAGCCGCCGACGATGGCGACCAGCGTCGCGACGGCCAGGCCGGATACCGTGCCGATCAGGGCGATCCTCGGGCTGTTCAGAAACGCGCCCAGACCGAGGCCGAGCAACGGCAGGACCAGAAACAGAAGGCAACCAAGCGCGGGCATCGTCACACCTTGTCATCGTCGTCATCGTCGTCATCGCCGGGCTGGATCGGCCGTCCCGTCATCCGCACATCCGCCAGCCCATGGCACCGCGCGGCGCCATATCGAGATGGAGATGATCATGATGGGCGGCATTATAGTCCGGCGACAAGGTGGTGGCGAACAGCCGGCATGCGCCGTCGCGCACCCGGTGTAGAAACCGGCCGCGCGCGTCGCCCCGCCAGTCACGGGAGAGCGTGACGAGGCGGCCGTCCGACAATCGGAATCCCGCGATATCGATGGCGTTGGCGAAGGCGTGCTGGCTCCAGCGCCCTGCGGACCGGCCATAGGTTCGGCGACAGGAATAGCTTCCCAGGCTTTCGATCCCCCGAACATCGGCGCCGAGCAGCTCCATCGCGGCCGGCTGCACGACCCGGCGCATCCAGAGATCGAAGGCGGCGGCCAGCGGGCAGCTCAGCGTGGCGTCGGGTCGCGGCGCATCCGCAGTCGATGCCAGGCGGACGGCATCGTTCCAGCCGCACGTTTCGCCGGCGCGGCGCGGCGCGACCGGATCGAACCGGATGCCGGCCTGCCGCAGGAGCCCGGAGCAGAGGGGGGCGTCATCGGCCAGCGCGGCGAGCTTGTAAGGCGTGGCGAGTCCGATCGGCGCGCGCAGATCGAGCGGCGTCCAGGGCAGGTCCTCCGCGGCCGGGGCATGATGGGTGAGCAGGGACTGCACGCCGACGGCCGCCAGAAGACAGAGGAAGACGATCCACAGGAGGCGGGAGAGTCGCACCGCGACCCGACGGTTGAAAGCCTGGTTCGTTGCATGGCGGGCGCGGAATGGCGGCCGGGCTGCGCCGCCGTCCCGGGATCACTCGATCTGCGCGAGCATCGCCACCAGGCCGTCATAGTGCGGGGCTTGCCCCTCCGCGCAGTAAGCGGCGCGGAGGGCACGCGCCAACGGATGCGAAAATCGCTGACCCGCCGCTCCATCGTCCGATGTGTCTTCCGGCGCGCGCGACGCCGGATCCGCGCCCATGGCCGGATCGTCATTGCCGAGATGACTTTGGGCGGCATGGAAACCGTCGAGCCAAAATGTCTGGAGGTTGTGCGCCTCGGCCTTGAACCCGTTCGACGCGCCGAACCCCAGAGACGCGCCGGCACGCCATCCGCTGTCGAAGGCATCGATCATGCGGTCCACCCCGGCATCGTGATCCACGGCCCAACCCCGGCGCTGTTACTGGCGAGCCCATATAGCGGCTGCGGCGAAGCGGTCTATTTCCAGGGTGTAAGCCAGCGTAATTTTTTATGAAGCACGCGGTGCGACGCGGGCGCTGCGGCGCGATCCGAGCGCGGTTTTCCGCCATGCCCTGTTCGTCAGTGGCGCATCTCCGCCCGCGCGGCGTCCCGCTCGGCCGGGCTGGACACGTGGCCGGGGCTGCGGGTGGTGTAGGCGACGATGGCGACGGCGACCGCCGCGGCGATGCTGAGATAGATGATCAGGTTCCGCAGCGGGCGCTTGGCGGTTTTCTTGTCCTGCATGGTCGCTCCTTGATTGTCGGATCAGGAACGCGCCATTCTCCGCTTTCGTGCCCGCCTCAGGCCAGCCAGCTCCATGCCCACCATCCGAGATTGAGCGAAAGGAACGCCGCGAGCGTGAGCGCGGCGATGCGCCCGCGCCCTGGCGGCGGCGGTGGCGCGCGATCCCCGGCATCGCGCATCATGCTTTGGACGATCGCGGTGAGCGATGCCGATTTCGGCGGAGATTCCGTGGCGTCGCTACAGATGAGCAGCAGCTTTCCCGGCGCGACCGAGGGGGCTTCGTAAATCGGATATCCCAGAAGCCAGTCCGGCCTTGTCTCCACCGTTACACCCCGGCGGGCGGCAAGCCGCATCAGATCGCCCACCGTCTCCGGATGCATGCGCCAGCCGATCGGAGATCGGCACCGGCGGTGCGCACCGGACACAAGCTTTCGCGCGTCGTCGAGTAAAGATCCCACCCCTGAACGCCCCCCACAGCGCGACTGGTTACCAAAGCGATAACCTCACTTGCGGCCGACGTCCACGGAGTCGCTGCGAACGATCACACCACCTTTCATGACGAGCGCCACCGTCCGCACCGCGGCGACATCGCGCGTGGGATCGCCTTGTACGGCGATCAGATCGGCCAGCAGGCCGGGCTTCACCGCGCCCACCCGATCGGCGATGTGGAAGATGCGGGCATTGCCGGAGGTCGCGGCGATCAGCACCTGTGCCGGGGCCATGCCGGCCGCCTGCATCAGCACCATCTCCCGCGCATTCGTGCCGTGCGCGAACACGCCGACGTCGCCGCCCATGCAGATCGGCACGCCGGCGGCCATCGCCATGCGGAAGGCGGCACGGTTCTGCGCGACGCTCTCCGGCGCGGGCTCCTGCCCGTTCCACCCGCGATAGCGCGCGACGGCATCGGAGGCGGCGAGGGTGGGGCAGAGCGCCACGCCCTTGTCGTGCATCGCCTTGAAGATCGCCGGGGTGCCGCCATAGCCATGCTCGATCGTGTCGATCCCGGCGGCGATCGCGCGACGCATCCCTTCCGGGGTGGACGTGTGGACGGCGACGACGCGCCCGGCATCGCGGCCGGCCTGCGCGCCGGCGGCGAGTTCGGCCTCGCTCAGCGTGGGGCGGCTCGGCTCGCCGGGGCGGTAGCGATAATCGGCGTACATCTTCACCACGTCCGCGCCGGCGGCGATCTGGTCGCGGGCGGCGCGGGCCATCTCGTCGACACCGCTGACTTCCTCCGCGCCCTGCGGAACCTTCACGCCGGGCTCGAAGCCCTTGGGGCCATAGGCGCCCTCCGCGACGATCGCGCGCGTCGCCACCAGCAGGCGCGGGCCGGGGACGATGCCTTCGTCGATCGCCTGCTTCAGCCCCGCATCGGCATAGCCCGCGCCCTCGGTGCCGAGATCGCGCTCCGTGGTGAAGCCCGCCATCAGCGTGTCGCGCGCGTGGACGACGGCGCGCGCGGTGCGCAGCGCCAGCGGCTCGTGCAGCACCTGATCGTCCCAGCTCGTCTCGTTATAGGGATGGAGGAACAGATGGCCGTGCCCCTCGATCATGCCGGGCATCAGCGTCTGGCCCGGCAACGGGACGAGGCGTGCGCCGGCCGGCGCCGCTAGATGCGGGCCGACCGCCATGATGCGGTCCCCCTCCACCAGCACCTGCCAGCCGGCATGGGGAGCGGGATCGACGCCGTCGAACACGCGATCCGGCTGCAGCAGGATCGGGACCGGGGGCTGGGGCGCGGCGATCGCGGCCTGCGCCAGAACCAGCGCCATCCACCAAGCCATCGTCGATCTCCTTGCTCCCGCCATCGCACGTCGATAGCGCGGATCTCATGGTGAAACCCTCGCGCCGCTTGCGCAACAATCTCGCCTTCGCGGCGCTTTTCCTCCCCGCTTCGCTGCACGCCGCACCGCCCGGCGACATGACCCGCTGGCGGGCCGAGGCGGCGCGGGTGACGATCGCACGCGACGAATGGGGGATCGCCCATGTCACGGGCAAGACGGATGCGGATGCCGTGTTCGGCGCGATCTACGCGCAGGCGGAGGACGATTTCGACCGGGTCGAGGCCAATTATCTGACCGCGCTCGGCCGCACGGCGGAGACCGAGGGGCAGGCTGCGATCTGGCAGGATCTGCGCCAGAGGCTGTATGCCGACCCCGCCACGCTGCGGGCGCAGTATCGCGCCAGCCCGGCTTGGCTGCGGACGCTGATGAATGCCTGGGCGGACGGCCTCAACTTCTATCTCGCCACGCATCCGGAGGTCCGCCCGAAGGTGATCCGCCGGTTCGAGCCGTGGATGGCGCTGTCCTTCACCGAGGGCAGCATCGGTGGGGATATCGAGCGCATCTCGCTCACCAAACTGCAGAATTTCTACGACGGCACGCAGATCCCGCCGACCGCGCTGGAGACGGGCGCGCTGCAGGAGGAACCCAAGGGCTCCAACGGCATCGCCATCGCGCCGAAGAACACGGCCGACGGCCATGCCTTGCTGCTGATCAACCCGCACACCAGCTTCTATTTCCGCGCCGAACTGCAGATGACAAGCGGCGAGGGGCTGAACGCCTATGGCGCCTCCACCTGGGGGCAGTTCTTCATCTATCAGGGCTTCAACCCGCAGATCGGCTGGATGCACACCTCGTCCGGCATCGACAATGTCGACGAGTTCGCCGAGACGATCGTGAAGAAGGGCAAAAGGCTGTTCTATCGCTATGGCACGCAACTGCGCCTGGTGAAGAGCGAGACGATCGCCATCGCCTATCGCACGCCGGAGGGCGGCAGCGCGGTGCGGCGCTTCACCGTCCATCGCACGCATCACGGCCCGATCGTGGCGGCCGACAAGGGCAAGTGGATCGCGGAGGCGCTGATGTGGACGCCGGTGCCCGCGCTGGAACAGAGCTGGCTGCGGACCAAGGCCGGTGATCTCGCGTCCTATCTCAAGGTGGCCGAGCGCAAGGCGAACAGCTCCAACGACACGATCTTCGCGGATGCCAAGGGCGAGATCGCCTATCTTCATCCGCAGTTCGTGCCGGTCCGCGACGATCGGTTCGACTATCGCAAGCCGGTCGACGGTGCCGATCCGGCGACCGACTGGAAGGGGCTGCACGCGCTCGACACCTTGCCCAAGGCGATCGATCCGGCGGTGGGCTGGGTCCACAATACCAATGACTGGCCGTGGGACGCGGCGGGGCCGGACAGTCCGAAGGCGGCGGACTTCCCACGCTATATGGATCAGCTCGGGCCCAACTTCCGAGGCGTCCATGCGGACGAGGTGCTGACCGGGCGGCATGATTTCACGGGCGAGAGCCTGATCGGGGCGGCGTTCGACAGTCATCTACCCGCGTTCGCGCTACTGATCCCGAAGCTGGTGGCCGATTATGACGCGCTGCCCGCCACCGATCCGCAGAAGGCGAAGCTGGCGGGGCCGATCACGCTGCTGCGCGGCTGGGATGCGCGCTGGGGCTATGGCTCGCAGGCGACCACGCTCGCCGTCTTCTGGGGCGATACGCTGGCGGGCGATCTCGGCGCCTTCGCCAAGGCGGAGCGCATGAACGTGCCCGATTATATCGCCACGCGCACGACCGCGTCGGTGCGCCTTGCGGCCCTCTCCCGCGCGGTCGAGCGGCTGACGGCCGATTTCGGGAGCTGGAAGGTGGCCTGGGGCGATGTGAACCGCTTCCAGCGCCTCGACGACAGCATCGTGCCGCATTTCGACGATGCCAAGCCCAGCATCCCGGTGCCGTTCACCTCGGCCCAATGGGGATCGCTCGCGTCGTTCGGGGCCAAGCCTTATCCCGGCACGAAGCGCTATTATGGATCGAGCGGCAACAGCTTCGTCGCGGTGGTGGAATTCGGGCCGCGCGTGAAGGCGTGGGCGGTGACGGCGGGCGGCGAGAGCGGGAATCCGGCCTCGCCCCATTTCGACGATCAGGCCGAACGCTACACGACCGGGGGACTGCGCCCCGTGCATTTCTATCCGGACGAGGTGGCCGGCCACGTGCGGAAATCCTATCATCCGGGGGCGTGATCCCCTGGCCGCGACGGATCGCCTGATGGCGCGATCCGTCGCTCCGGTTCCTCCCGCCCCGCGTCAGTATTTGGCTCTCAGCGTGATGCCGTATCTGGCGGGCTGATTGTAGGTCGCCGTCCGGCCCAGATATGCGGTGACGCCGGCGCCCGACGGCGCCGACAGCAGAGCCTGCGAGATGATGTTCCGCTCGTTGGTCGCGTTGTTGGCGTAGAAAGAGATATCGTATTGGCCGTCTTTCAGCCGCACGCCGGCGCGCAGGTTGAGGTTAAACTGGCTGGGCACCTGCGTATAGATGGACTGGGTTACGCCCGTGCCATACGAACTGGTGTAGGAATATTGCGCGTAGCTGTAGAATTCGGTGCCCGGCCCGATCCTGAAATCCCAGGACGGCGTGACCGAGAGAGCCCATTTGGGCGAGTAAGGCGCTCTCTGCCCCTTGGCGTCGATATTCGCGATTCCGTTATAGCTTAATTCGGCCGGGGCGGGGAGCGACGGCGCCCGCGTGTAGATGCCGTCATTATAATTGCCGTCGAAGGTCAGCCGGACCCCGTGGCCCAGATTGCCGGCCACGCTCCATTCGAAGCCCCGCGCGCGGATATTTCCGACGTTGGTGGCGCCTCTCTGGATCGTGCCGTCGGGCAAGGTGAAGGAAATGGAGGTCTGGAAGCCTTCGAGCTTCTCCTGATAGGCGGAGAGGCTCAGGGTCACGCGGCGATCGAACAAAGAGGCTTTGACGCCCGCTTCGATATTCTTCGTCTTCGTCGGCTGGACATCGGGAGCGGAGGGGGAGAGGGCGCGATTGTTCAGATCCAGTCCGCCCGCCTGGAAGCCCGTGGCATAGGTGACATAGGTCGTGACGTCCGGCGTGATCTTGTAGGACAGGCTCACCGTGCCGGAGACATTGTCGTTGGATGTCCTGCGGCCGAGCGCATAGCCGGTGGTCGCGACCCCCGCCGGATAGCCCGGCACGGCATA
This DNA window, taken from Sphingomonas sp. AP4-R1, encodes the following:
- a CDS encoding penicillin acylase family protein, whose product is MTRWRAEAARVTIARDEWGIAHVTGKTDADAVFGAIYAQAEDDFDRVEANYLTALGRTAETEGQAAIWQDLRQRLYADPATLRAQYRASPAWLRTLMNAWADGLNFYLATHPEVRPKVIRRFEPWMALSFTEGSIGGDIERISLTKLQNFYDGTQIPPTALETGALQEEPKGSNGIAIAPKNTADGHALLLINPHTSFYFRAELQMTSGEGLNAYGASTWGQFFIYQGFNPQIGWMHTSSGIDNVDEFAETIVKKGKRLFYRYGTQLRLVKSETIAIAYRTPEGGSAVRRFTVHRTHHGPIVAADKGKWIAEALMWTPVPALEQSWLRTKAGDLASYLKVAERKANSSNDTIFADAKGEIAYLHPQFVPVRDDRFDYRKPVDGADPATDWKGLHALDTLPKAIDPAVGWVHNTNDWPWDAAGPDSPKAADFPRYMDQLGPNFRGVHADEVLTGRHDFTGESLIGAAFDSHLPAFALLIPKLVADYDALPATDPQKAKLAGPITLLRGWDARWGYGSQATTLAVFWGDTLAGDLGAFAKAERMNVPDYIATRTTASVRLAALSRAVERLTADFGSWKVAWGDVNRFQRLDDSIVPHFDDAKPSIPVPFTSAQWGSLASFGAKPYPGTKRYYGSSGNSFVAVVEFGPRVKAWAVTAGGESGNPASPHFDDQAERYTTGGLRPVHFYPDEVAGHVRKSYHPGA
- a CDS encoding extensin family protein codes for the protein MRLSRLLWIVFLCLLAAVGVQSLLTHHAPAAEDLPWTPLDLRAPIGLATPYKLAALADDAPLCSGLLRQAGIRFDPVAPRRAGETCGWNDAVRLASTADAPRPDATLSCPLAAAFDLWMRRVVQPAAMELLGADVRGIESLGSYSCRRTYGRSAGRWSQHAFANAIDIAGFRLSDGRLVTLSRDWRGDARGRFLHRVRDGACRLFATTLSPDYNAAHHDHLHLDMAPRGAMGWRMCG
- a CDS encoding amidohydrolase family protein; the protein is MALVLAQAAIAAPQPPVPILLQPDRVFDGVDPAPHAGWQVLVEGDRIMAVGPHLAAPAGARLVPLPGQTLMPGMIEGHGHLFLHPYNETSWDDQVLHEPLALRTARAVVHARDTLMAGFTTERDLGTEGAGYADAGLKQAIDEGIVPGPRLLVATRAIVAEGAYGPKGFEPGVKVPQGAEEVSGVDEMARAARDQIAAGADVVKMYADYRYRPGEPSRPTLSEAELAAGAQAGRDAGRVVAVHTSTPEGMRRAIAAGIDTIEHGYGGTPAIFKAMHDKGVALCPTLAASDAVARYRGWNGQEPAPESVAQNRAAFRMAMAAGVPICMGGDVGVFAHGTNAREMVLMQAAGMAPAQVLIAATSGNARIFHIADRVGAVKPGLLADLIAVQGDPTRDVAAVRTVALVMKGGVIVRSDSVDVGRK